aaatgtttgagGAACCAGACTCTTCTGAGGAGCCCATCCTCCCCATGGCTGTAAGATTCATGAATATATGATGGTTACGTATTATACATACTTAAGTGTGCATTGTGGATGATGTTTACAGGTCTTGTTTGAGTTGCTTATGTACAGTTAGCTCACTCCCaccttctggattacttttagacTATCCATGAAACAAACCAGTCTTTTTGGATATGCAAAAATCAGACCACTTTCAATACTCCTCCCACTAGAGTGATGAAACGTGAACCTGTATCTGGGAAACGAAGAGGAAGTGGCTTTCTTTTGTTAATGATGACTGAGTTACTGTGTGCATATGAAAGCTGTTCATCTGTGAATAGTTCCTTGTGAACTAGATCCGTGCAGGCCCATGCCATTGAGTTTTTAATCTCTATTCAGTTTGTTCTCTTGTTGGTTGTGCAAGAAGAAATAAAGGTTACATGTAGGCCTACTGTTAACAATCATTGCATTAATGCCTTTAATATCCTTAAATTATCCTTCATCCCTGTGTTGCATTGAGTTTAAATGGGCCATTTTTGTAACTTTTGTCCATGAAGTGGGTAGGCCTACTATAACATTAGGCATATATTTAGTCTGATAACAATGACATCTGTCACAtagattttaatattttggaaCAATTCATGATTTTCCAGCAGTTTGAAGAATCAAAATCTTATTCATTATAGTTTACATTTAGGGAGCAGTGATGTTTGGTTTAAGCCCATGTGTGGctgcaaatatataaaaaaaagaatatatttacatttattaatttgcaagACTCTTAACCAAAGCGACTTTCAAAAGtaataatgtaacatttttgaTCCTATATGAATAAAGGAAAACCATGTCTGACCATGCAAGCCAAGAAACAGTGCACCACAGGCTGAGAAAGATGTTGGCTTACTGTAAAATCATATACATAATGTGCTCCGTGCTTACTGAAGAGAACagaatctatttattttttatttttaagtcttCTATATGCTATTCTGTGGTGATGAATGAGCAGATCATATATGATTTAGGAATTTGTATGCAACTGTCCTGGGTTGGCTACTTAGAATACCCATCGGACTACCACATTCaatgtttggttgtttgttttaaGCTCGGTATGACGTATATTAAACGCGGCGCTCCTGCATAACCGAGACGCTGAAAACGGACGGACAAaaacgtgttcggtgtgaacagcccttaCACAAAATAATTATTGGCGATAATATTCGTCGCACTGATCGCTAAAATACGAACACCGCTTATAATGAAAGTTAATTAGGTCACACTGAAGTTATTTTATCTTATTAGGCGTTGGATGGGATGGATTATGCTGAATGCGCCTTACAGCTACAGGAAATGTGATATTTGTGGTACCAACGACACAGATTTAAATGTTGTTAAACTGTTACAGCAGTCGCTTGTGTCTTCATCTGGCCCGTATTTGACTTGTAGGCTAATCTGAAGTTCACTCTTCGGTGCCCATTGAATATCTCAGGAGTCTGATTTCACTGCGGATGTACCTGCCATTGTAATGAATGGGTGGGTCTCATTTGTGCTTGGGAACATTGAGTGTTTGTTTGATTCTTCCTGTCAGAGCATTCATAGCTGTTGCTTTCATTTCCCCACATGGTTTCTTTACCGCTTTTATTTACCTGTATACAGCTAAACTCTGGCATTCCAATCGTCTTCTTACTTTGACTTGACAAAATGGTAAGTAGGCtatttaaacatgtttatatTGTTCTGAATGCAGCATTAGGGAGTGTTTTGTTTTCACAGACTATTTTCTGAGGAAACCTGAAATTGAATTCACGTGCTTTCTGATTGATTTTATGTGCTACTGAAACAAAGgacttgtaaagttgtttataaaatgtatgaatgtgcaTTAATTTGTTTGgacaaatatttaattaagaatAAAATTTACATTGCTAAAACTAGGGATTTATTATTATATGTGCACAAAACAAATGATTTGTGAGATTTAAGcgttttaatttcataacaaaattccataaattaaattatgtatatcagtcaaaagtttggaattgaTTGAAAAGATTTGTTCTAAAGGCttgttaaataatttatatatatatgtatataaaagaaatgcattatcatttattattattaatataatttttgtatgGACCCTACTGTGGGGTTAAACTTCTGTTAGtgttatttaatagttttgatgactCTAATATTACTCTAAAATGTTGAAATGTGTAATGGTAAAGGTGTGTCTAAAGCTTGACTGGAAGTGCATTCAAATTATTTTGTCTAAACAGTCCCATCGCAATCTCAAAATAACTTTCAAATGTGTGTTCCCTTTTCAATTTCAGTTATCccttgtcaaaaaataaatagataaaataatgaataagaaATTTTTATGGATTACTGGAATCCTATCATATTTATGAACCAATCCTAATGGAATCTGCAAGACATCCAAGTAGAAAATTGGaaacttttaaacagaaaaaaattaaataatatttcatcaaATTGAATAGTTATCTTTAACAGttgaattaataaaatgtaattcattcaaGTGTTCTTCATTTAatgttgttaaagattactctattcaatttgatggaatcatattattattattattcattgatTTATTTTGAGTGTACATTAACACCTTTGCAGAAAGCATTTGTCAGTCATGTTTTAGGGTGCTAAATAGGgttccattcacacacacacagcgcatATAAAGTGGAGTGACAACCGAATTCTAAACCGAAAAAACTCTCAGGAAACACGTTTTGAGGACTCAAACATCATTTGGAGAGTGAGTTTGGGTTACAAACTATCATATGATCCCAAACACTGTGTGAATTGCAGCCTAAGCCTCTCTTGTTTGATTCCATCAGGATTGTTTCCAAATTATAATTGAAATCCATTAGAATTCCATTAGACTTTGAGTTGTGATGACGATCCTGGCATCACAATCCACTGGTACCCACAgagtaaatgattattttttcatGTGAAACCACATACTCTTAGATCAAATGTATTGCTTGCTTTGGTTTCTCACTAATATAAACCGAGCTTGTTTATACAGTCTGTGTGTTTCCCTGTTGCACTTTAGAGTTTCAATATGTCCGTCTCTACCGTCAACTCTCTGGACAATGATGGTGGCGCGTCTCGCTATCTGATCGCTTGTGGCGATGTGAAATGCAGCCATGGTAAATGTGTGCTGGTGAACAGCCAGCCCACCTGTGAGTGTAAGCTGGGATACATAGGAAACACCTGTAGTGATACGATCAATGAGGCCGTCTCCCTACCACTCATTCTCGGGGTGCTGGCCTTCATATTTGGCTTCATCATCCTGATTTTTGGGCTGGCATTCTTCAGGCAAATGCAAAAGGCAAAGCAGAGGTGAGATTTGAACCCACATATTTAATTTACTTACATTTGTTGTAATCACATGGAAGCTTCTTTATAGTGATTCTTGCCTTATAGTAACTGCTCTATTGAATGTTCAGACAGCTCTGTGATTGCAGAACTTGCTTTGTGTAAATTGTGCAGCGATAGTATAATCTGAAAAGACATTTGATCACTTTGTCAACAGAAGAAAGACTGCTGAAGAAGCTTTAAGACGAAATGGAGTGCTCCTTTAAGATGCCTTAATGCCACATGACATAGAAAAGGTTTGGCATTTATACATCACTGATTATGCCTCAAAAGAACTCTATTGTGGTTACAATATGAGAAATATTCAATAatctcttcctctcttttttaACAGAATGATTAAAAGCTTGAAGCACTTTGAAGAGTTTACGAAATGAGTTCTCCATGTCACATAATGTAACTTACAATTACATGTACATGAAAAGTAGTATATTCAGTTTATAGTGTTGTTTGGGTAGGCTATTTACTATCTATAAAGTTATCCTAAGCAGAAATCTCTTGGTATTAATGTAATGCTTAAATCACTGATTGACTGAAAATTGTTGTGCATGAAAGACATAAATTAAGCTTTTGGATGATTTGTGTTGGGATACCTGCAGGGGGTGATGCATGTCTATCATGATAAATGTGCATTGACTAGTTGGCAGGAATTTCAGTGCTGTTTTTCTTGAGTTATATTTGGTTTAGTCGTGACGGGTGAGTTTGAATGACTCTGAAAACTGAATGGTTTTATGGGCTGATAAGCCATCAACAGGCATCTGCTTCAAGTGTGTATTTATGGGGCACGGTTTCACAACAACTCTGTATTACACTGTTTTTTTCTGGCCTCAAGACCAAATGTCTGTACTAGTATTAACATGCCTTTTTAAATGGTATTtcctaataaatatatttattcaaattgTTTTCACGAATATCTTTTGAATACGTTTATCACGTTACTATACATacgtttttgcaaaatgattttcacGTGGATCATTTCCTTGTGAAATAAACTctaaacacaaaaggtgatgtgcTTTAACATTTTTGTTGCATAACTAACCACATTTACAAGCCAATTCAAATGCAATACATTTGCACAATAGCTCAACTGacagagcattgcacttgtgatgcaaaggtctggggtatgagtcctgaagagcacatggGTCAACACATGAGCTgaaagaagcaccacaaaatgacatgattgcttcatgtacatttatgcatttggcagacgatttttatccaaagcgacttacagtgcacttattacagagacaatccccccagagcaacctggagttaagtgccttgctcaaggacttgatggtggtggctctggggatcgaaccagcgaccttctgattacaagctatgtgctttagcccactacgccaccaccactgcgCTTCAGCAAGTATTAtagttaaagtttttttttttttttttaattttacatttgctttttctgaaactattgattaggtttagggtatggaggttggttttgttgatttaaaactcagtaAAACTTTAACCTTGAGAACCTCATCTGTTtgtgagaacatttcactcgcttttggtgccacccaGTGGACATATCACCTGAGAATTGCCGCAAATTACCTGATTTGCATTTTAACCGATTTGTTCAATGTAGTAATATATCATACTTGGTAGGTTGCTCAGTCCATATTTTATTGGAATATTTTCTATTAAGCCTGTCCCAGAGAAAAGaattttaaagatgcactcagtcaatattttcacattgaaaaagttttattcaaagagattaactgtaattttgaaatgtatgtatacaatcctgaccactcacatgagatgaagactcatatCTGTAACcttaaaaaactgttttattctacatggggcaggggtgccctcatgggggctgccattttagaatcacatgaccagctgaatactactggcaTAATTTCAGTaactgtcttgttattggacactttcacactTGAATTAAATTAagcatggctgattgtgaatagtgaatttctacaatggcatctgtaactgaaaactattgattttgaatgatgctgcattcaaATGATGATGCAGGTGTGGACCTCTagatgtcactgtaagtccaagatgacatgagcaaTAAATCCAGCTTTAACCTTTAACTCGTAAATCAGTTTGTAAATAtgagccaaaataaaaaaaaagtatgcacAGAAAAGCACTTTCAATGGACGTTCATGGCGGTAACCGCTGTACACAAGCCCCATAGACTTCAAATTTAAGTGCATAACCACAATCttacgagtcaaaattattttctgtttttgctgccacaaaagctgtcaatAGATCTTAACGTGcttttaacccagaatattcttttaatttacAGGCATGCATTATCAATGCCAccaaaatttatttttatcatcttaaaaatattcagaattaatattaaaatgtactaATGTTCATAACACATTGATGAATATCGGATATGCTTCCAATACGATATAAGGTGTGTCCTATATAGATAACTCATAAGCAGTGGgtggacaaaataacaaaatgcactaaataaatatatacaaataaacaaatgagGCTAAAAAAAGAGAACTCCTATAACAAACTACAGATAAAAAGCTTAATGTTCATTCTTTTTAGAAAGATGTTGACAAATTTCTTACCATTTCTTAAAGTTCCAAAGGCTTTTGAATAATTACTGTCCGTTTGTGTGGCAAAGtgttttaaatacacatttataacagcatttggttttaataaataatagttcatttaaatgaaaaaacataattggaaataaaaataaagtactgTTACAGAGAGATTTTAGATCGTCATTTAAAACCAAATATTCTTGACCCATGAGCAATGGAAAAATATAACTTGATGAGTCAAATCTTAATACCTTTAAATGCTAATGATTAATTTAAGTATTAATACTTATTGGTTTAAATGTAGAAACCACAAAGTTGGTATTTACTTTGGAGCTAAATATTTTATGACCAAAGTCCCTCATCTTGATAAATTTGATTATCCACTTCAATGTTCACATGACCCCTGGATCACATGATGATGCAAACACAGCCCACATTCTACAAGCCATGCAGTGGAGATAAAACTGAAACAACCTGTATTACTGGTTATACTGCATCACAGAGGTTTAGTCCTGATACTCTTGAGCTGAAGTCATATTGCATGTTAGTATCTTCTGAGAATGTTTGAAGATGTCGGAAAAACACCAAAGGAAATATTGCACAATTTTTTGCATCCAAAAGAGTTACAAAAGTCCTGCAGCATTATTGTTACTATACCATTAGCTTAATGTCTATGAAGTACAAAACAGCTTTTAATAGTTGGTTATATTTTGGTTATTTACAATTCCAAATTATGTTTCTTCTATAAAAGTAAGAAAAAGACTGGTGTAACAGGTTGTTCGAGGAGTGTATGCTCAAATTGTTCATTGTAACATCATTAGATGACCAAACCAACTAACTATCTGGTCTTTAACGGTAATTGTCAAGGTACACACATGTACAATTCacattatgtgcttattaagCTTAGAATTTTACAGATCAGCATCATAGGGTCTACCAGCGTAAGGTGTTGACAGATCTTTCTCGGCTTTTGGCTCGTGGGAAGTCCAGATCATCATCCAGTGAGTCTTTAGAGTATGGCACACTGCTTCCACTATTCCAACTGAGATATCTTGGAAGATTGACCCTTGGCAGAGGCGTCGGTCAGGCTGGTGGATTTTGTTGGTTGGTTTGAGACTTCTCTCCACGGTTGCGACCACCACAGCAGGAACATATCCCAAGGAACATCACAAAGCCCCCAAGGACCTCCATGATGGCTCCAATGTAGCCTAGAACAATGCAGTATCCTACCCTGATGTTGTCTGGTCTTAACGGGTCTCTTTTGACCGAGGTGGAGTTGAGGTTGTTCAACTGGTAGGTGTACCATGCAACAGGAATGATGGTCAGGATGCCGGAGCAGAAGATGAGGAGACCACCCAAAGCAGCCAGTTTCCACCTTGGTCTGTCCCTCCAGCATCAAACTCCCGGTGTTGCCACGGCCAGGACAACTGCAGTCACGATCAAGGAGGGCAATCATCATGCCTTGTGCAATCGGAATGATCTGGGTGTTGAAATATACTTGGTCATTGCTTCGTTGGTTACACAGTTGCGATCTCATCGATGTAGATGTCCTTCAGATGTCCCAGATTCCCTGTTCCACCACCAGATCTGAAGATTCTCCAGCTAAGTTGTTGATGGTGCGCCAGTTGGGTGCAACCGTGCTGGTCAGGTTCAGGATCCATCCGCAGGGGGCCATGACCAAGCCGAATATCAAGATCCCAGGGGTTCGCATGGTTGCAAGTAGAGCTGTTGTCACCCTTTGAAAGAGGTAAAGTGTGTTTGGTGCAAAATAAGAAGCAAtatgaaacttgggaggaggtgGCTCCATCTGACTATCTTCTGAAGGGTGTGGTGTCGAAAGTCTGGTCCACATCAAACTTGTTCTTGATGCATGCCACTGTTTCAAATAGACCTGGAGTTCCAGTATGCATGTTAAGGGATACAAAGGGGAAaccggggcaagttgtcacaatgaaAACTCATTAACTATGAGGTTTTAAGTCAAAGGTCCAATTGcacaaatgtttgtttaatttaGCAGTGGATGTCTATGTTGAGTTCAATCAACAATGCAGTCTTagaggaatattttgggtttaattcaaattaaactgaaTTGACAGCTTTTGAGGCATAAtggtgataaacacacacaaaatgttttatctcacactcattttcttttttttttttaaaaagaggcaaaaattgtggttactgtaaaccatttataatggaagtgaatgggtccagtccataaacatttgaattaacattgttttgaaagtatagccacatgacgTCAACATTATAcgtgttatcatgattttaatgagataaaattgcatactaaccttatctgtgtaaagtgtATCCAATATTAAAACTTTGTTGGCGTGACGATGCAATGCACGAAACCCTGTATTCTGGCAGCCGCCTTAAAACTGCAATTTCTCAGAATTTAAttgcactaaaataattttaacatttattcagtTTGTCTTGTGGCCATATTTGTGAAATGGTGTGTATCCTAATTCTTATGGaatggtcccattcacttccatagaaGATGCATCACTGTAActgcacatttctttttttttttttttttttttaatgaacaagaAATCAGTTACaataatttttgctttttaattaatacatttttttgcgGTATTAAGAAAAGTTTTGTGTTTCATTAGCTACTGTTTAAGTAATTGCAGACATTAAATGCATCTTAAATACAAGTGTGGTTGAAGATGGTGTGTATTGTATTTCATACAAACTCTATTCAGTATAGAAAAACAGGAGGTTCCATTATGGCAGCTAACTCCATATAGTGACAACATACTGTGCTATTGAGGCATCTTGTCACATGAACTGTAGCTTTTGTCCTGATCAATAATGGtagaaatgttcaatagctttgtTTTAGTAAAGACTTCAAGGTATTTATCTAAACAGTATATTCACtaaagtaaaaagtgtgacaccTCCCTTATATAATGCCTTATGAAATTTCTCTTATATAAGCAAACTTTTATACATGCACAATGTCTTATAAAGATGGACCTCGCTTATCTGTCTTCAACAATAGTTCTAATCAAACTCTTGCAACAACATGGAATCTCCATCAAAAATCCATGaaataaaatgtgtcatttttgacatgatgagctgatgaattttgatatattatacagtataagcttttaaataatcaaatataaaaataaaaaaatgtgactCAGTATTTCTTCATTCATATTAAGTTGCACTCTGCTTCattcaaaatgacatttatttactTCATCGCGTATTATATTAAAGCAGGGAAATTAAGTGCCAGTATGCCAAAGATTCTGTGGCAATATTCATCCATCACatttataatcataaaaatacagGGAAATAAACAGCCTTCAATCAGTTGATGGGTGCACACcaattacaatatcaacacaCACCACAAGAACGTCCACAAAAATATGTCAGTCTGTCTTGTGAACACCATGAGACAATATATTACATACATTCAAGTGTGCTGTGCGTGTCCAACGATTGGACAACTTTTCTATTTTGTATTAAGTATAACTGCACAAACTGGAAAGGTTCTTGGTTATTTGCACATTTAGCTACAAACAGTGAAATAACAAGAATTAGTAACAAAGTAATGGCACCACAATTAATAAGAGACTATAAACTGCTGTTACAATATAAAGTGCACAGTGTAACAATAATAATGTTGTTAGTGCTTTCCAAGATGACCTCAAAATGAACTTAAGTTTCCTTACATATAGGCTATTTAACATGTATTGTCACGGTGTTTTCTGCCAAATTACCATAGCTAAGTAGGTTGACATAAGTCAAGAATTGACATAATCTCCTGCCTTGTGACGTGATATAATCCATCTGAAActattttaaactgcatttttttcagtttgtgtATGATTATCTTACAAGCAGTTTGAATAAATGCATATTCATTAAGAATTGGAGAATTagaattttttacatattttttttttattaggccTATTTTTACTGTGGTAACCTTAACCACCATTGtcataaaaaaaggaattaaatcaaataaatattctGAAAAATTGTAGGCTATAGTTTAAATTAGATCTCACAGTCATTTGATTGATAAACAACTGTTGTAGtctaaagggggtcgcacaccgaacgcgCCGCGCAGcgccatgtctttaaaattctaacacattattctctatgagtgtacacacaccggcggcgccattcggcgtctgtccgcggcgcccagctacggctcaggaccttgttcaaaaccctgccgcgccacagagcgccatttacatagttgtatattaaatgtacatttatttgtctcaaatcgtcgttaatatacatactgacgtcaccctgtgctgcaatatacatttagtttaacattcctaatttaacagcttgaataaagtcatattggaaaaaatataggcctataacaaacatagcccttttaaatctttcattttccCCTGTTGTGCCATATTCAATACTCTACCATACTAACCATACACTCTTACATAACATATCGTCAGTTacgtatataataaaaaagaatatatcaaATAACTTGTTTGGTTAACGTTGTCACTCGGGTTAGCTAAACGctagctaaataaatactattgtttgtaacatagttgccaagacaacggataacgttacaacaaaataacagacttaacGTGATAGACACTTTTACTCGATTAACGATCAAACATcagctattaaattaacataaaaaataaataatacatcaagttaaaactcacccatcgtgcagctcttctagacttctaccaggagttgattcaaaattgagctcGCGCGAATAGAATGTGCGCGTCCGGTGTGCGATACCTGTGAGTTGTTCTAGACGTGGCGCGGCGCGGCGCGGCGCTGCGCTGCGCTtctcgttcggtgtgcgacccccttaaggGGGTGTTCACAATTAATGTATTCTAGCGACCGTCCGCCCCGTTTTGTTTTTCATAGAATGGCGGGattgcttatttattttttatttttttcaggagCACTGTACGTTTTTagacaccgtgtcaagttaaaaacacGTCAAATTTTAAAAACTCATCTGCGTTCTGTCGGTTGCGCCTATATGTTTTTCAGTATAAGGACGTGTTTGGCGTCCCTTAAAAAAACTtaaacgcgtctcgagacacctcCGTTGTTGTCTGTTCGTAACCCTGCGTCTTTCTTGTGTAAGAGCAAAGTCGCATAAGCCTacggtgtgaacggcccttaaCTCTGGCATTTCTCCGCGGAAACCGTAACCATGGTAGGCTACTTCTTTATAAGCGTTCTTTCTTCTATGGTGTAAATTCCGTTAGATCACTAGGTTAAAAGTGTGTGCAgtcttttttttacaaatctgAATCGTAGGGTCTTGCTCTGTGTGGAGAGTTCACAAAACGTTCCTGGTGCCTCTTCGCTTTTGGGAAGTCCATATCAGTGTCTTTGGAGTAATATGGAGCACTGCTCGCGCTGCTGATACTGCTTATAGGACTACTCTGTACTGTCATCCTTTGAGGAGGAGAAGGATGACGCGTGGACCTCACCACGTCTGTCCACGGTCTTTCCTTTGGGTTCCGTTCACCACAACTCCAGCATAACCCGATGGACATCACCAAACCTCCGAACACTTCCAGGATCCCACCTATGAAGCCCAGCACTAGGCAGTATCCTACACGAATATCGGTGGATGAAGAGGTGATGGAGCTCATGATGTGAGTGTACCACGCCACCGGGATGATA
The sequence above is drawn from the Xyrauchen texanus isolate HMW12.3.18 chromosome 43, RBS_HiC_50CHRs, whole genome shotgun sequence genome and encodes:
- the LOC127635541 gene encoding claudin-23-like, with translation MRTPGIFIFGLVLAPCGLILDLVSTVAPSWRTISNIPGESSDLVLQQGLWDICRTFTSSRDIQCNQQNTQYFNTQIVQIARGLMLASLILNAIAIGVASVGVRCWTNNAPHWIVAGIGGLLIFISGVLAIIPVAWYTHIMSSITSSSTDIRVGYCLVLGFIGGILEVFGGLVMSIGLCWSCGERNPKERPWTDVVRSTRHPSPPQRMTVQSSPISSISSASSAPYYSKDTDMDFPKAKRHQERFVNSPHRARPYDSDL